One Pelodiscus sinensis isolate JC-2024 chromosome 24, ASM4963464v1, whole genome shotgun sequence DNA segment encodes these proteins:
- the TAGLN2 gene encoding transgelin-2 has translation MANRGPAYGLSREVQQRIDRQYDLDLEQILTQWILAQCGSNIQAPEPGREKFQEWLKDGTVLCRLINSLFPKGQEPVAKIQASAMAFKQMEQISQFLQAAERYGIAPTDIFQTVDLWEGKNMASVQKTLMNLGGLAVTREDGLFVGDPNWFPKKSKENRRGFSEDKLKEGQNVIGLQMGTNRGASQAGMTGYGMPRQIL, from the exons ATGGCAAACAGGGGACCAGCCTATGGACTCAGCCGGGAGGTCCAGCAGAGGATTGACCGGCAGTATGACCTGGACCTGGAGCAGATCCTCACCCAGTGGATCCTGGCGCAGTGCGGCTCCAACATCCAGGCACCTGAGCCTGGGCGTGAGAAATTCCAGGAGTGGCTGAAAGATGGCACG GTGCTCTGCAGACTCATCAACAGCCTCTTCCCAAAGGGCCAAGAGCCAGTGGCCAAAATCCAGGCCTCAGCCATGGCCTTCAAGCAGATGGAGCAGATCTCTCAGTTCCTGCAGGCTGCGGAGCGGTATGGCATCGCCCCCACTGACATCTTCCAAACCGTGGATCTCTGGGAAG GGAAGAACATGGCCAGTGTGCAGAAGACCCTGATGAACCTGGGAGGTCTGGCTGTTACACGGGAAGACGGGCTCTTTGTGGGAGACCCCAACTGGTTCCCCAA GAAATCCAAGGAGAACCGCCGGGGCTTCTCAGAGGACAAGCTGAAGGAGGGTCAGAATGTGATTGGGTTGCAGATGGGCACCAACCGGGGTGCATCCCAGGCAGGCATGACAGGCTACGGGATGCCACGCCAGATCCTCTGA